TGTCAGCAAGCAGCCTAGACTGGAAATCCTCAAAGGAGAGATGGGAGAGGGGTCTGCACAGAGTGAGGACTGACAGTCCAGTCTTATTCCTACACCTATCCTGCAGCTAAAATGTACAAAGAGAAACATCTGGTATTCGCTGCCTGTCAGGAGCTGGAACACCTTGGACCGTCTGTGAAGAGCTTCGCCTTCGATAAAACTAGGGTCCAGAAATATACTACAGCAACTGGTCTTCCAAGTATCAAAGGTAAGACTGGTCACAGGGGTGGTGTGAGGGTGAGGAGGGAGGTAAGACACGGACCTTGGAAATGCCACTCCAGGAAGCAGCCCCAAGTCTACAATTTCATGTAAATATATCAGAAACTTCTGTCCATTTGTTGCTGATGTGCCCATGTAGTGGTATCCAAACTAAGTACAGGGTAGTTGCTCTAACAATGCATGTGCGTTCTACAGTTAGCAttccattattattttgaaatgcttGCTATGGATTGGAATTTCATATACATTATTCCTGAGAAAAATACATTATCCTTTAGGGGAAAAACCATATTATCTCCCCGAACTTCAACATTTTgacaatgaaagaaaaggaagagctattatattttttaaatataatttcaactcaagtattttaaatagttgttaaaatggttttaaattatATCACATACTTGTgcaaatattcaatatttaatattcttaattttttatatattattttctttagcaTAATTCTATACTATAAAGAAAATACGATTTTTTCCTCCAGGACCTATATATGTAGTTTCTAAATCTGCTCCAGTTTACCCCAACATGCTGTagaaatattatcattttctatgtgtgctcgtatattaaaaaaaaattgagagtacTGCTTTAAGTGTCACTGTTATTTAGCCAGAAGACAGAATGAGGCTCACACCTGCATTCTCCAGGACTGTTGAAAGTCTCTGAGTAACTCCATGCTTTACAGATGGGTATTCACTTATCCATGTCTATCAAAATACAGCCCCTTCTTGCCCATAGTTCCCTAGATCATGTGGAGTCAGGAAGCAGAGGTTTCCTCAGGCAAACTCTATAACTTTTCCAGCTTCTTTCTCCCCACTAAACCCTCCCATAAGCACACTAACATGGCCTACCATGGCCTTCATGCAGGATGCTAGCATCTTTAATCCCATTCAGGTGGCACACCTCAGCCTTTTAGCTACATTAAGCTTGTGCCAGAGGCTTTCATCTGTCCAACAGTGATGGACAAAGTGCAGCTCAAAttgcagaaacaaacacaacctattgagaaagcttttttttaatttctaaaagattTTTCATGGAAACAAGGTTTTTGAATTCTTAATGACAAGATTTTTACTTGTTACAGAACATTCTGCTTCCCTGAGTACATACAACGATCAATACATTACTTTTGTTTTCGAGGATGGAAATTATGAGATCTATGTTGAAGACTTAGGAAAAGACCAAGAGAAAGGTAGAAtatttccttttgtctttaaTGATATAATGATGACtagtaaagtaaaaaaataaatttaccaaaCCATAAACAATAGATTAACTCAGACATGGCAAATAGATTTCATGCTATGTGCTAACTCCAATGCATTGGCAGGGGATGCTTGAATATCACTATATTGAGGAGGATTCAGAAGCTtattcagggggcttccctggtggcgcagtggttaagaatctgcctgccaatgcaggggacatgggtttgagccctggtccgggagaatcccacatgccacggagcaactaagcctgtgtgccacaactactgagtctgcgcactagagcccgcgagccacaactactgaagtccatgcgcctagagcccgtgctctgcagcaagagaggccaccgcgatgagaagcccgtgcactgcaacgaagtgtagcccctgcttgccacaactagagaaagcccgtgcagcaacaaaagcccaaagcagccaaaaataaataaataaaataagttaaaaaaaaaaaaaagcttattcaGGATTCATCAGGGGAGAAGGATGATACTGAGAAGTGGTATCTGTTGTGAAATGTGGAAAGAGGTACCACATATACTTGCTATCGCTAAATTATCTACTAGGTCTTTCCAGCTTTATCAGTATCACTAAAGTATAAACCCTAGTAAAAGAATATACCAGTGCTATgaacaacattttaaatattttaataccaaCATTGTTGGAGAATTCCTcagaatatatttatacatttttaagacCTTTCTCAAAACCACAgaagttttgcttttattgataTACAATAAAAGAAGAGGATGTTCTCTGATGTTATATATATGTTGAAACTGAACCATTTGATAAAATTGTATCTCACCAAAGGGATTTTATGCATTCTCTTTCAGACAAGGTGTTACTCCGTTACTATGATTCCCAATTCCCCTCAAGTGAAACAGGTAATTTCGAAAGCTGGGTAGCTCTAGTGCTTGAATTCCTAAATTTAGGGTAAAGACAAATCCAAAAATTCTccatgggaaaggaaagcagTCTCAGAAGGTTCTCTCCAGCCCAAATTCATGGTAAAAATCTTGGATCTAAGATTCTAAACTGATATACTCCATCTCATCCATTTTGCAGTTTAATAATTAGGATAAAGGTTTGGCTACATTTAACAGAGATTCAGAATAATAGTGTCTTAAGTTATAcaaaactttatttctgttttagccAGGGCTGGAATGGCAGTTCTGCTCAACAGGTTGCCCAGACCCAGCTCCTTTTCTCTTTGTGGCTCTGCCAACATCCACATGGTTCAAGATTCCTTGCCACCATGAAAATATCCATTCAGCAGGACAGAGGAAGACAGATGTATTATTTGAGTTCTATTTCCCTTTAAGGACGCAACCTGGAAGTTGCACCTGACACTTCTATTCACCTTATATTGCTCAGAACTTAGACATATTGCTACACTTAGCTACAAGAAGGCAGGCTGGGAAACATTCTATTATTACACAAAAAGAGGAGTTGGATATTGGGGGACAACCATCAGTGGCCTTCTATGCAGACAGGGAAGCTGACAACTAGAGCAACACCCATGAGACTCACAATTCTACTAGTATTCTAATAGTATATAAGAAAACTAACCTCTCTCCTAAGGGGACTTAGAATTACCCCTTACTGTCCAATGACTCTTTAGTTTCATCTGGGTACAAGTATTTCTAAGAGATGTGTTGTTGAATGAAATAGTTATTTTATATGACATCTTGGACTCTTTTCCTGGGtgttaaattcatttaaattaaaatgagttaCAATTCTTAactttataatttgcattttttaattgcaAGAAGGTGGTGGTGATCATCGGAAGTTAATGGTAAACCTGAGCCCCACAAAAGACAAAGACTTCTTGCTGCATGCCAACAGTAAGGAGCATTCTGTGGAGGTAATAGAAATATGCACCTAACTGTCATGACTGACTCTACTCATCTGTGCAGATTTGGGGTACTTTGAAGAAGAAGTTTTGTTTGTGCTATTGTACATAAAACAAAATCAGTTATGATTAATAACTTGCTTCTGGAACATGGAAGGGAGTGAAATGGCATGTGTAGCCTTGCTACTGAAAGTTTGATCTCTGCCAGCAGTACAGCATTGCCTGGGAGCTTTTTAGAAATGTAGACTTTCAGGCTCCCTCACAACTGAATCGAAATCAGCATTTTAACAAATCTCCAGGAGATTCATAggtacattaaagtttgagaagcactgctataTAGAATGACTTGAATCCTTTCTATTTGGCTGTAGGAACTACTGTGTTCTTCCAGGAAGTATTTCCTTGTAAAATATGGTTTTCTTAGGCAATTGAAAAACTAATTTTATACTCTGAGACTGCTAAAGGGAGAGTCATTTCCACATGCCAAGATATATAGATAACATAATAATCTACATTTTAATCATAGGATTCACTGCATTGTCTTCTTCAGTTAGTAAATAGCAGTATTATATTGGTCATGATGAAGAATTATAAACATCTTGAGGAACAAACAAGCCGAAGTGGACACAAGGAAGAAAACATTAAAGTATAATATAGaagataaattatataaatatatagagctAACTAATATAGCCATGCAAGGTATTAATATAAACTCTGGATGGTAATCAGCATCTCCCTTAACAAAACATTCCTAAGTATATATAATAGTGTTTGGCATATATAACTACTCAATAATAAGTGCTGACCCCTACTGAGCTTTATTATATACCAAGAAGTGTGCTAAAGGTTTTACaagtactatctcatttaattctcacaataactctCTTATGAAGTTATTGTATTGGTTAggtttgctgtgtaacaaaccatcccTAACACTtaataacttaaaataataatcattttctATCACTCATGTATCTGTGGGTAAGTTGGGAGTTGACCGATCTAGAAAACTGGCTACACtaaaaaactgaggcttgaaaGGTAAAGCAAAGTGTCCAGGTCTCAGAGATACTACATGGCAAAAGAGAAGTATGAATCCAGAAATACTGCATCCAGATCCATTCATTCTAAGCCATCATGTCTCTCAAAATATACTATCAGTGAATCAAATCAAATCCCCCTACTTTGGCCCTCTGCTCatttcttccccacctcccatccccttCTCAGTAAGCAGGCTTGTTAGAAATATCAAGTTATGAATAATTATTCTCCTTTAGTTTCCAATACAGGGATGTAAAGTTGACTCTGGACTTCCAACTCACATATTGGTTACTTTCTCTCTTGTCTTCCTCAGctacaaaaatgtgaaaaccaaTTGCCAGAACAGGCCTTCTTTGTCCTTCATGAGGAGACCTCCCAATGTGTTTCATTTGAATGTAAGAGCAATCCTGGAGTGTTTCTAGGAGTAAAGGATAACCACCTAGCTCTTATTAAACGAGGGGAACACCCTGAGGATTCAAATGAAGAGAATACCATATTTAAGCTCTCAAACTTAATATGATGGAAAGCTGCGGATCTTGGGTTGAGTAGTCCAAACAGCTACCACTGGAGAAAGGATAAGCGATAAAGAGACAGATAACATGAAGGGAAATGGAATGTTTAGTATGCTGAGGAATGTTTTCcttattatgtataaaaatattttttataatccttcagttctgttttttatttccctCTGTATCACTGCATATTCAGTACAAGTACTGGTATATTAAATAGCATATTGGTAAAGAGATTTGCCAGCATTCTGAAGAGATACAGCCTGACCTttacatttttcctctttcagtCCTGAAAGAACTTCTTCATATTTTGAGCTGAGACCTCTGGGGAGAAGCAAAGGGACTGATCCGCAATTTTGCTTTAGACAGGGATCAACTTAAAGAGCTACATAGGGACATAATTCTCCCTCGTTCCAAATAATAGCCTCAAACACTAGAGccactaataaaaaaaaacaactggaagCTACACAGATTTACCATTTCACAACTGGAATAAAACACCAAGTTTGTAAATACCGAAACTTCAGATGCCTATATAGTTAGACAGGtaatataaatatgtgaaaaggcaaggataatttaaaaattaaggaaaacaaatctagtattttaaaagtgaataatTTCACCTCTaactcacttttaaaattctgatttttatagACTGAGTTAACTTTAAGCAAGGCATTCTTACAttagaaagtgaaataaattttagttCAGACATGAAATTGAAATTATTAGGAATATCTAACaaactagaatatttttaaaagcactgagCCACAATATATGTTTGGGCATCCCAGTACCATGGGTTCCAAGTACCATGGGTTCCAAGTACCATGGTGTGGACATAAGTCCTCTAACCTACTAGAGCTTAGACGGGACATAGGATTAACATTACACTTTCAATAACTGGTTATCCTTCATATGTTCTTCTGACCCTGGCTTCCAGGAATCTATGACTTTTGATATATTCATTACCTTGGACAAAATTTCTTCTCATCCTTTCTTCCGACATGCACAAGGCCTTTTGTTGTTTAGCTTCCCAATAACCCTGCTTACTATGGAATATTCACTTGActtctgttctttctccatttcttttgacCATCTGTGTCCTTCTGCACCCCCTGACCTCACTTCCACGTAACCTGACCTCTGAATGCCAACATTGTTATTCTGCTTTTTCTACCTGATGGTGTAGAATTTTATGTAAACCTATTTATGGCAGTATTCTTCATTAAACGTCTTTGTGTTTTATTGCTACTAAGGTACTAAAGTTTATACTCAACCATATAATAACATTTCTCAACTACTAaataatttttgcttattttaaaaccttAGCAATTTCTACTGTAATTCTTCACAGGTGTAATACTGATAATAAATGACAAACATAATGACAGAATACTTATAAAATGACTTTTTCTGAAAGTGTCGGCTTTTTAATTTGTTGAGATATATTGAATATAACTGTTGATGgaacataaaataaaagaggCTGAGAATTACTGTATGAGTGCAAACAATTATAGAACAATATATCTTTGATTCATTACTTTGTCAATAATTTTActatagagacaaaaataaaagcagaatctATATCACTCCCTCTGAAAAACACTAAATGTTGACCATGTGTATCTGTATGATATACTTAAACGATTATTATTAAGTAACCAAATATATCCATTACATTGTTCATATTCTTGAAtaaactgtatttttcaaaagtatGTGAGACGATAATGATTTTATGATAAAATGACTCATATTGTGAAATTCTTAAGTGAAAGTAAGCATACACCAATCCATCAATGTTGGTAAGTGGAGTAGGTCATTTGTCTAATATTTTTGGTGATTCAAAATtaagtaaggggcttccctggtggcgcagtggttgagagtccgcctgccgatgcaggggacacggattcatgacccagtccgggaagatcccacatgccgcggaacggctaggcccgtgagccatggccgctgagccggcgcgtccagagcctgtgctccgcaacgggagaggccacaacagtgagaggccctcgtaccgaaaaaaaaaaaaaaaaattaagtaagatTTTTCAGAGAAGAGACTGTGTCTTTTTCACCTTTGTACTCATAGTGCCCATCATGGTGGCCAGTACAAAGGAGGTATTCAGTGACTTTTACCCAAGATCAAACAGCCAACATACACTTGCATTAAAACTTTAACCTGGGACTTCCAACTGCTTATTTAGATATCTTTCAATCAGGTTATCTTATTTTACaagtttaattttccttttttaaaaaaatattttccaccatCACTATAGTCAGTATTATTTGATTAAAACATTCAAATGTATGGTAGCTTTTTGTCatttacttgcatttttttttaaaacatctttacaggagtataattgctttacaatggtgtgttaatttctgcttttatcacaaagtgaatcagctatacatatacatatatctccataactcctccctcttgtttctcactctcaccctccctatcccacccctctaggtagtcacaaagcaccaagttgatctccctgtgctattcggctgcttcccactagatatctattttatatttggtagtgtatatatgtccatgccactctctcacttcgtcccagcttacccttcccactccccgtgtcctcaagtccattctctatatcggcgtctttattcctgtcctgcccctaggttcttcagaacctttctttttttttttttttgagattccatatatatgtgttatcatatggtatttgtttttctctttgtgacttacttcactgtgtatgacagactctaggtccatccacctcactacaaataactcaatttaatttctttttatggctgagtaatattccattgtatctatgagccacatcttctttatccattcatctgttgatggacacttaggttgcttccatgtcctggctattgtaaatagagctgcaatgaacattgtggtacatgactctttttgaattatggtcttctcagggtatatgcccagtagtgggattgctgggtcatatggtaattctacttttggttttttaaggaaactccacactgttctccatagtggctgtatcaatttacattcccaccaacagtgcaagaaggttcccttttctccacaccctctccagcatttattgtttgtagattttttgatgatggccattctgactggtgtgaggtgatacctcattgtaggtttgatttgcatttctctaatgattagtgatgctgagcatcctttcatgtgtttgttggcaatctgtatgtctacattggagaaatgtctgtttaggccctctgcccatttttggattgggttttttgtttttttgatattgagctacatgaactgcttgtaaattttggagattaatcctctgtcagttgcttcattagcaaatattttctaccattctgagggttgtcttttggtcttatttatgttttcctttgctgtgccaaaagctttaagtttcattaggttccatttgtttacttttgtttttatttccatttctctaggaggtgggtcaaaaaggatcttgctgtgatttatgtcatagagtgttctgcctatgttttcctctaagcgttttagaatgtctggccttacatttaggtctttaatccattttgagcttatttttgtgtatggtgttagggagtgttctaatttcattcttttacatgtagctatccaattttcccagcaccacttattgaagaggctgtgttttctccatcgtatattcttgcctcctttatcaaaaataaggtgaccatatgtgcgtgggtttatctctgggctgtctatcctgcTCCaatgatctatagttctgtttttgtgccagcaccataaatgtcttgattactgtagctctgtagtatagtctgaagtctgggagcctgattcctgtagctccatttttctttctcaagattgcattggttatttggtgtcttttgtttccatacaaattatgaaagtttttgttctagttctgtgaaaaatgccattggtagtttgatagggattgcactgaatctgtagattactttgagtagtttggtcattttcacaatcttgattcttcttttccaagaatatggtatatttctccatctgtttgtatcgtctttaatttctttcatcagtgtcttatagttttctgcatataggtcctttgtctccttaggtaggtttattcctaggtattttattctttttgttgcaatggtaaatgggagtgttctcttaatttttgttctgatttttcatgattagtgtataggaatgcaagagatttctgtgcatttattttgtattctgttactttaccagattcattgattagctctagtagttttctggtagcatctttaggattctctatgtattgtatcatgtcatctgcaaacagtgacagctttgcttcttcttttctgatttggattccttttatttctttttcttctctgattgttgtggctaaaacttccaaacttgCATTTGTTTTGATGTTGGATAACACATATTACCAGAATGAATCTGCCCATTTCATTTTATCAGAAATGACAATTATGTCAAAATTTAGTtttccctcattttatttatgttctttacatttttatgcatttattggACACCTTGAAATATTgtcaggaaaattttatttgaatgagTAAAGTGACTTAGAATTGGGAAAGAAAACTAAGTAAGAGTTGAAATTTGGGGAGTTGGGGAAAGAAAATTCCTAATTTAAGTAGAATGCAACAGGTTGTTTAAAGTCTAAAAGGATTAATTCACAACCCCCATATCTGcagaaaaaaacaatccaaaaaaaaaaaaccccaccaattTCAACCTTTGCGCCTCATGCTGAGAAACTGCATGGTGGATAGAGAAATCTTAAGCTGGGATACTCCAGTTGGGTTTGGGACAGTCTGGTCCTAAAACTCCTTCTCCCCTCATACTATCAGCTCTACAGCTCAGAAATCTCATCTTCTAGCAAATACTCCTTAAATATATGCCATATATACTGGATGTATCAATGAGCTACTTCCTGTTGAAGTGCCAAGATGATGAAACACTTCCTCAAGTCCAATTACAGTCCCTAACCCAGAGGACACTCCCATAAAGAGAACGCATGAATCACTGCCTAGCATATTAAGAACacaggctgggacttccctggtggcacaatggttaagaatccaccttccaatgcaggggactccagttccatccctggtcagggaactaagatcccacatgctgcgaggcaactaagcccatgcactgcaattactgagcctgtgtgctctagagcccgcatgttccaaagcccacatgctctagagcccatgtgccacaactagaaagaagcatGTGCCCCACAACAAaagaacccgcgtgccacaatgaaaACCCgatgcagctaaataaataaataaatattaaaaaacaaaaaaagaacataggCTTGGTTTACTGTTTACTGCCTGTGCAACTTCAGCAAATTATATAACCTCTCTCAATCTCAGTTTATCCTCTGCAAAAATGAGGAGATACCAAATATTGTAGTCGTTTACTTACTATCTATCAGCACCACCCCTACTTCCTTGCCCACAGAAACTCATTTTGACCTGGGCAGCAATATGCCCAACTAAAAATACACTCCTTCCCAGACTTCCACACAGTAATGTGGTAACCATTTGAAACCGTTCTGGACAATAAAAGATAGACAGTATAATGGTTTgagaaaaactatttatttatttatttatggctgcattgggtcttcattgctttgtgTGGGTTTTCTCAAGTTGctgtgagtggaggctactcttcactgtggttcgcaggcctctcatttcagtggcttctcttgctgtaaagcacaggctctaggtgtgcgggcttcagtagttgtggcacgtaggctcagtagttgtggctcacaggctctagagctcaggctcagtagttgtggcacacaggctcagccacTCCACGGtacgtgggattctcccagaccagggctcgaacccatgtcccctgcattggcatgcagattcttaaccactgtgccaccagggaagtccctgagaaaaactttttaaagggGACATATTCAGCTGGCATGTcctttttcagtctttcaccctctccccttcttcctaCCTAGACCATAGTATGAGGCTGAATGTGCAGCAGAAAACTGACCATGAAGCAGTAAGCAAGGAGACAAAGGCTTACATATTAAAAATGGCAGGAGGAAAAATGGGAGAACGTTGGTGTAGAGAACAATATTCGTGTTCTGCTCAAATCTTAAGTTTCTTTATACTGGATTCTTTGGTAACATTTATGTGTGTACCATACACCcacaacaccaccaccaccaccactttctgTGTGCTTTCAATATCCAGCACTTGCATCTCTTCTTACAAAGACTGCACTTATAGTACTGATGCTGCTTTTCTCTCTTGCAAAGAGAGATAAAAGTTTCTGTGAGTTTGCATTCCTTCCACCAGCCTTATAAAGCTCCTGAAAGCCCAGCTCCCTTGTTTTGGGTGAAACAACTCTGTCTTAAATTTCACTCAAAAATTCCCCTACAGGGTTCATGTGGAAGCTACCCTCTGCTGGACTTCAGCATGAGATCACATTCTTGTTTAGATCCCTGTCCATCCCTGCCCTGCCCAACTCCCATAGCAGTATTTCTTGGGAACACTTCCTTAGTAAATCACATGCTGATAAATCCCTTAATCGGAATCTACTTCTGGGGAAACTAATGTAAGACTCCAGGTCACACGTGACATTTTCTTGCTGCCATACTAGTCTTGTAGTGTTAACTGCAGACTTTCttgttgagagagaaaaataaaaccatgtttGCTTAAGCTAATGGTGGGTTTTCTGTTGAATGTGGCTTAAAGCAAACTCATCCATAGAAGAGGTGATGGTAATACCTGCTTCTTAGGACACTGATAAGAATTGCCTTGCACATTGCAACcactcagtgaatgtttgtttAGAAAGACAGGCAAACCCAAGAACAATCTTTCTTAGGTATAATTGGAATATAGAAAGGCACAATCAAATCCCTCCATGACTTTAAGAAAAAACCTCTAAGAAATAAAGTGTGATggtcggggtgggggtggaatcAGAATGGATGTGATCTTACAGGTATAGAAGTAATCCACTAAGTTCATAGAGGTTTATTTGATCATACTTCTTAACCTACCAATAAGTTACATATAGTCTTTCATATACATCAAAtattacattataaatataaaaagatttaaaagcaaaaatgaaagaatgactcATATTCCTTCAAAAAATCATTGGATAAGAGCATAGatgttccaaaatatagaaatgggataactaaaaaattatataataatttattaatattaaattgatcagaaaaacaatagagaaatcaaTGGAAACAAAAGCTCGATATtgcagaaaaagc
This region of Delphinus delphis chromosome 6, mDelDel1.2, whole genome shotgun sequence genomic DNA includes:
- the IL33 gene encoding interleukin-33 isoform X1 — its product is MKPEMKYSTTKISPAKMNSSAGKALVKSPKLRKSQQKAEEVCPMVFMQLRSGLKIEKKTCYFRKETTKRHSPRTAKMYKEKHLVFAACQELEHLGPSVKSFAFDKTRVQKYTTATGLPSIKEHSASLSTYNDQYITFVFEDGNYEIYVEDLGKDQEKDKVLLRYYDSQFPSSETEGGGDHRKLMVNLSPTKDKDFLLHANSKEHSVELQKCENQLPEQAFFVLHEETSQCVSFECKSNPGVFLGVKDNHLALIKRGEHPEDSNEENTIFKLSNLI
- the IL33 gene encoding interleukin-33 isoform X2 — its product is MKPEMKYSTTKISPAKMNSSAGKALVKSPKLRKSQQKAEEVCPMVFMQLRSGLKIEKKTCYFRKETTKRHSPRTAKMYKEKHLVFAACQELEHLGPSVKSFAFDKTRVQKYTTATGLPSIKEHSASLSTYNDQYITFVFEDGNYEIYVEDLGKDQEKDKVLLRYYDSQFPSSETGGGDHRKLMVNLSPTKDKDFLLHANSKEHSVELQKCENQLPEQAFFVLHEETSQCVSFECKSNPGVFLGVKDNHLALIKRGEHPEDSNEENTIFKLSNLI